The Ignicoccus hospitalis KIN4/I genome includes the window CAAGAACGAAGAGGAAACCAAGGAGCCGGCGGCCGGCAAGAACAGCGAGGCCGGAGACTGTCGGACGTCCAAGAGCGCCCTGCCGGCGAAGTAACTCGCCGCGCTCCCCGCGGCCGAGGCCGCCGAGAGCAGAGCCCCGGAAAGCCACCGACCGAACGCCGAGCCCATCAGGTACATTATTATTTCCGAATTTACGAGCACATTCAACATCCCTATCGAAATGGCCATCATTAGGAGCGGAAGCGGAGGGGGCGCGAACAGCCCCCTCTTGGTACGCCTTACAAACTTTATCTTGTCAGATTCTTTAAACAAGTAGATGGAGAGCGTTAGCAACGTTAAGGAAGAGGTCAACAAGGCCTCCGACGGGGCGAGGGCGCCTATCAAGTAGGCCAAGCTCGCCCCGGCGTTGCCTACGAAGAAGTACAACGAGGATACCCTAGCCCTCTCGTGGTCCTTAGTGCTCATCATCACTAAGGCTTGCATGGAGGGCCAAGTGAGGCCCGAGGCGAGCCCGTGGAGGAGCCTTAGGGCCGGGTAGGCGGAGGGCGGGGCTAGGTAGTAGCCCAGTCCTATCGCGGACAGCGCGGCGAAGCCGGAGGCGGTGACCTTCCCGCCGTACTTGTTAACTGCCTCGCTCGAAAGGAAGGAAACTAACGCCCTGCCCAAGCTGAAGGCCACCGCGAGGCCGGCCATGAAGCTCAGCCCTTCGTCCAACTCCTTGAACGCGCTCCCGGTCCTCAACGTAACTCCGCTCAAGACCCCCAAGAAAGTAGCTACCAAGAGCCCCTTCATCGCTGGCCCCAGCGCGCCGGGAGAGGGGCCTTGTTAGGCCAGTTGGCCGCTTGAACCTTATTATAGTTCCACATTAGGGAGAACGTCCGGTGGCGTGGGGTGGTCGTTCGAGCCTTAGCGGTCCTAGCGCTGTTCGCCGCGGCCGCGTACGCGATAAGTTGCGAAGACATAATGGTTGGTATCAAAGTAAGCAACGAGACGGGGTATTATTACTATTACTTCTCGCCCCACAGCTGGCAGAAGGTGTACAAGCTGGTCCAGATCGAAGGGGGTAAGAAGATAGAGAGGGCGAGGCTTTACATCACGTTGATCAACGAGAGCGAGCCCACCCCCGTCGGCAGGCTGGTGATGAAGCCCGCCGACTTGAGGACCGTGGTTGGGGCGTGGAACGTTACGGAGGCCGTCGTCGAGGGCGAATTTCGATACCCCTCCGGCACCTTAGTGGTATGCCTCCAACAAGGGGAACAAGCGTACGTCTTGATACAGAAGAAGGGTGCGGTCGGGTGGTGGGTCGGTGCCGGCAAGACGGTGCCCATAATGGCGACCAAGGGGTTCTCTGAGTACGAAATAGAGCTTCAAGGGGGCGGGAAGGTCTTCTTCATGCCCGACGGCGCGGTGGGAGAGTCCGGCGTGAAGCTGGTGCCCGTGGAGAGGGGAGGCGGTCCCGGGTTGCTGGGCGTGCCCTCTCTAATACAAATGGCCGTCACCGCGTTACTCCTCGCGGCAGTCGTGTTCTTCCTAATGCCCAAGTAAATCTATTAAGAATTTTTATTATTTCAAACTTTGTGGAGCGTTTAGGAGTTGGGAGCTTGTGGTAGCCGGGCGGGGATTCGAACCCCGGTCACGGGGGCCAGAGCCCCGCATCCTTGGCCGCT containing:
- a CDS encoding MFS transporter; the encoded protein is MKGLLVATFLGVLSGVTLRTGSAFKELDEGLSFMAGLAVAFSLGRALVSFLSSEAVNKYGGKVTASGFAALSAIGLGYYLAPPSAYPALRLLHGLASGLTWPSMQALVMMSTKDHERARVSSLYFFVGNAGASLAYLIGALAPSEALLTSSLTLLTLSIYLFKESDKIKFVRRTKRGLFAPPPLPLLMMAISIGMLNVLVNSEIIMYLMGSAFGRWLSGALLSAASAAGSAASYFAGRALLDVRQSPASLFLPAAGSLVSSSFLLHGDPKTGAASVLFAQGFLAWWRSALTAAARAGDVGKRIGLINLGRDLGNVIGGITVSFFGTFGILMNIAICYVLTATSAPLTLSEGARKGDGGGGPAGI